A window from Myxococcus fulvus encodes these proteins:
- a CDS encoding eCIS core domain-containing protein, with protein MAPPVRLENRRAVPYRPPVEQEAAPKPQATPVSTQVKASPIVDEFIPSLPIPGKDLLKKVQDAANQLEGQPLDDAQKKDLKKVFGDSVDLDKVSVVKGPSSLFDNLSRYTPAFTVGNKILVNPKAQDGSPTNFPPSKDLLTHEATHVWQYQNHGADYAAKALVAQGAGQGYDWEKGIDSGKKWADLNPEQQGELIQDAYKQGYFDGKRPFVGESGKDHTAYLDEAVKQMRAGKGDPNWDFSKATGKWNEVKDAVVDGVKDAGKKVWDTVTEPLERVKDGILDRLPWR; from the coding sequence ATGGCCCCGCCTGTTCGTCTCGAGAATCGCCGCGCGGTTCCGTACCGTCCTCCCGTGGAGCAGGAAGCAGCGCCCAAGCCGCAGGCCACGCCCGTGTCGACGCAGGTGAAGGCCTCTCCCATCGTCGACGAGTTCATCCCGTCGCTGCCCATCCCCGGCAAGGACCTGCTCAAGAAGGTCCAGGACGCGGCGAACCAGCTCGAGGGCCAGCCGCTCGACGACGCGCAGAAGAAGGATTTGAAGAAGGTCTTCGGCGACAGCGTGGACCTGGACAAGGTCAGCGTAGTGAAGGGCCCCTCATCGCTCTTCGACAACCTGAGCCGCTACACGCCCGCCTTCACGGTGGGGAACAAGATCCTCGTCAACCCGAAGGCGCAGGACGGCTCTCCCACGAACTTCCCTCCGTCCAAGGACCTGCTCACCCACGAGGCCACGCACGTGTGGCAGTACCAGAACCACGGCGCGGACTACGCGGCCAAGGCGCTGGTCGCGCAGGGCGCGGGGCAGGGCTACGACTGGGAGAAGGGCATCGACTCCGGCAAGAAGTGGGCGGACCTCAACCCCGAGCAGCAGGGCGAGCTCATCCAGGACGCGTACAAGCAGGGCTACTTCGACGGCAAGCGGCCCTTCGTCGGAGAGAGCGGCAAGGACCACACCGCGTATCTCGACGAGGCGGTGAAGCAGATGCGCGCGGGCAAGGGAGACCCGAACTGGGACTTCTCCAAGGCCACGGGCAAGTGGAACGAGGTCAAGGACGCGGTGGTCGACGGCGTGAAGGACGCCGGGAAGAAGGTCTGGGACACCGTCACGGAGCCGCTCGAGCGCGTCAAGGACGGCATCCTCGACCGGCTCCCCTGGCGCTGA
- a CDS encoding YbdD/YjiX family protein, which produces MTTWVEVLRRGWRQAVRMARLMIGVPDYEAYVAHLRAHHPERPVMTYEEFFDERMAARYRGGGGRCC; this is translated from the coding sequence ATGACGACCTGGGTGGAGGTGCTGCGGCGGGGCTGGCGGCAGGCCGTCCGGATGGCTCGGCTGATGATTGGGGTGCCGGACTACGAGGCGTACGTGGCGCACCTGCGCGCGCATCATCCGGAGCGCCCGGTGATGACCTACGAGGAGTTCTTCGACGAGCGCATGGCGGCGCGCTACCGGGGTGGTGGCGGACGCTGCTGTTGA